The Chitinophaga pinensis DSM 2588 region CCGATCGAACCTCCATGAACAGTCTGGATAGTAATAGCAAACATAGGAGCTTTTTTTTAATCTGCAAGGGTATTGAGAAATACGATAAAACGGTATTATTTCACTTTCACAGAAAAGATAATAGCATTGTCAAAAAAATCAGGCCCCGTATGTACCTTTCTCTATAATTTTACTGGTATTTCACGATAGCAAGGGTACGGAACAGCTTGTATTTTAAGATCTTATCCATAAATAGGTTAGTATAAACGCTTGTTTTTCAGTGTCTATCTTTCATTCGTTTGTAACGCTTTTATTTTTAATTATTTGAATCTAAGGTTGCGTCAATGAGTGCACAACACATCCATATCCTGTATATTGATGACGAGGTACATAATTTAAATGCTTTTAAGGCATCTTTCCGTAGACTTTATACAGTATTTACGGCTACTTCGGCTGAAGAAGCGGAGGAGATACTTGCCAGAGAAGACATACAGATCATCATTTCAGATCAGCGGATGCCTAAAATTACAGGAATTGAATTTTTTGAATCAATCCTGGGCAAATATCCGGAGCCAATCCGGATGTTGCTGACAGGCTACGCTGACATCAACGCCGTTATCGACGCCATTAACAAGGGGCAGGTGTATAAATATTTCTCCAAACCCTGGAATGACGATGAATTACGGCAGAACATAGATAAGGCATATGAAGTATATGCCCTCAGAAAAGAGAATAAGGAGTTGACAGCAAAATTGCTGGATGTGAATGAGAAGCTTGAATTTCTGCTCCGGCAGAAGCTGATTTCTTAATTTTCAGCCCGGTTATCCTTTGGGTTTACTAAAGTGAACAGTGCCGTCATAAATTTTATACTCCAGCCCTTTTTCCCAACAAAGTTCATTCAGGAAGTCGGAGACAGGTTTATCCTTGTCAAGATCCCCGGAGAAGTGGATGTCGGCAATGCCGGCAGCAGTAAAGGCAACCTTCAGTCCGAACCAGCGCTTCAGCACAGGAATGACTTCTTCCAGCGGCTTGTTGTGAAAGCGGAAAATACCATCCCGCCAGCCAAGGGTAACGTTCTCGTCAAAACGTTTTACTTTAAAACGCTCACCTGGTCTGTAAATAGCCTCATACCCCGGCTTCAAAGTTACGTCCAGACTATCGCCTACATCAGTTACCACAGTGCCTGTAACCAGTGAAGTTGTGATGGTATTGCCATCATAAGAATTCACATTGAATGCCGTACCCAATGCGATGACGGAGGTCGTACCTGTGTGCACAATAAAAGGTTGCTTTGGATTGTGTGCAACGGTGAAATAAGCCTCCCCTTCAAGGTATACTTCCCTGGTCTTACCAGGAAAGATGAAAGGAAATCGCAGTGTGGAACTGGCATTCAGGTGTACTTCCGTGCCATCGGATAACTCTATGCGGTAATCCGTTTTAGGCGGTACGGTCAGGGTATTCCATTCAATGGTACTGCTTTGGTAAATGGTGTCGTGCGTAATTCGTTTTAATGGAATGGAGGCTATACTGTCACCATGTACTACGCCTGCTACGGGAACGGGTTCGGTAGCTTTATTGGTATTGATATTGACAGTCGTATCTGCCGGCAGGGTGTATTTAACATCTGCTGTTTTGCGGACCGGCGATTGTTTTGGTGTACGATGTGCCAGCACTGCGCGGTTTACTGCGGAGGGGGACTGCACTTTATAATAATGTTCAAACGCGTACCAGCTGCCTGCACAGGCAGAAAGTGTCAGGAATACGGCCGCTGCTGCGCTGTTACGTTTGATAAAACGAAATATTCTGATGTGTAATGGCTGGGGTGAAAGGATAGCGGCAATCTGGCACCAGTCATGCTCTACACGCAGATCATCAAGAAATGCACTGTCAGTATAGAGTATCGCCTGTTCCTGTTCATGCCAGCATTTACGAACCTGCTCATCGGTTTGCATGACCTTTTGCAGCAACTGATCTTCCACTTCACTTAATTCGCCAAGTTGCTTACGCAGAAGTAATGTGTATATATACTCTTGGTCGTATTTCATCGTAGTAATGAGAAGATGATTGAGGGTGATAAAGTTGTGTGTTAATGTAGTAGGGTTTACGAATCTAAAAGAACAGCCAGTTGATTGGTTAACGCCTGGGGTACAAGTGCCGGTCCTGTCTTACAGGGCGGGCAGGCAGCTGCCGTTGCTGC contains the following coding sequences:
- a CDS encoding FecR family protein encodes the protein MKYDQEYIYTLLLRKQLGELSEVEDQLLQKVMQTDEQVRKCWHEQEQAILYTDSAFLDDLRVEHDWCQIAAILSPQPLHIRIFRFIKRNSAAAAVFLTLSACAGSWYAFEHYYKVQSPSAVNRAVLAHRTPKQSPVRKTADVKYTLPADTTVNINTNKATEPVPVAGVVHGDSIASIPLKRITHDTIYQSSTIEWNTLTVPPKTDYRIELSDGTEVHLNASSTLRFPFIFPGKTREVYLEGEAYFTVAHNPKQPFIVHTGTTSVIALGTAFNVNSYDGNTITTSLVTGTVVTDVGDSLDVTLKPGYEAIYRPGERFKVKRFDENVTLGWRDGIFRFHNKPLEEVIPVLKRWFGLKVAFTAAGIADIHFSGDLDKDKPVSDFLNELCWEKGLEYKIYDGTVHFSKPKG
- a CDS encoding response regulator yields the protein MSAQHIHILYIDDEVHNLNAFKASFRRLYTVFTATSAEEAEEILAREDIQIIISDQRMPKITGIEFFESILGKYPEPIRMLLTGYADINAVIDAINKGQVYKYFSKPWNDDELRQNIDKAYEVYALRKENKELTAKLLDVNEKLEFLLRQKLIS